The Lycium barbarum isolate Lr01 chromosome 12, ASM1917538v2, whole genome shotgun sequence genome includes a region encoding these proteins:
- the LOC132625247 gene encoding F-box protein At5g07610-like isoform X3 codes for MEFSRADYMIEDSDEWDNKFPNTFKGFPSATKTQRHGTYWLAEYDFDTVTQQKEEENPWEYPARIIMKKDMKIKDVVKEHVLPLLPAKSLTKFRAVSKEWDKWIASPLLTHQQSFSCQSFSGYFYQDTEMGGDPMFLSLDHSASGVPSQFLDFLLEQNVKILCSCSGLLLYQGSEKYYVCNPATQDWKMLPLPQYYHGDEPAVVLAFEPSLRNIEAYYHVICAFPMLGQPIICFEIYSSESNTWSFSSAYCTDLENPKLLGGGSYMKGVAYYETTSNEVLAFDVKNEIPAIISLPVLQVGRHGSLTQMEGELCYVSANNECGNVFLIDIYQGMEMILRRSVSINLGVDRGFTQACEVLPCVNSDAVAIHVGGFIYFYHIRQQKVEFITSPYATGPGKKFLPYINSLAMLHELMET; via the exons ATGGAATTCTCTCGAGCAGACTACATGATTGAGGACTCTGATGAATGGGACAATAAGTTTCCTAATACCTTCAAGGGATTTCCCTCAGCAACTAAAACTCAGAGGCATGGTACTTACTGG CTTGCAGAGTATGACTTTGACACTGTTACTCAACAGAAGGAAGAGGAGAACCCTTGGGAATATCCTGCACGCATCATAATGAAAAAGGATATGAAGATTAAAGATGTGGTGAAGGAACATGTGCTCCCGTTGCTTCCTGCTAAATCGCTTACGAAGTTTAGGGCTGTGTCCAAAGAATGGGATAAATGGATAGCTAGTCCCTTATTAACCCACCAACAAAGTTTCTCTTGCCAGAGTTTTTCGGGCTACTTCTATCAAGATACGGAGATGGGAGGGGATCCTATGTTTTTATCCTTGGACCATTCTGCAAGTGGAGTTCCCAGCCAATTCCTTGATTTCCTGCTGGAGCAAAATGTCAAAATTCTGTGCTCTTGCAGTGGGTTGCTCCTTTATCAGGGGTCTGAGAAGTATTATGTTTGCAATCCTGCAACCCAAGACTGGAAAATGCTCCCTCTTCCTCAGTATTATCACGGGGATGAACCGGCAGTTGTTCTTGCTTTTGAGCCTTCTCTTCGTAACATTGAGGCATATTATCATGTTATCTGTGCATTTCCTATGCTTGGTCAGCCAATAATCTGCTTTGAGATTTACTCTTCAGAATCAAATACTTGGAGCTTCTCTTCTGCATACTGTACTGACTTGGAAAATCCAAAGCTTCTCGGTGGGGGTTCGTATATGAAGGGGGTTGCTTACTATGAGACGACATCAAACGAAGTACTGGCCTTTGATGTAAAAAACGAGATCCCTGCAATTATATCTTTACCTGTCCTTCAAGTTGGGAGACATGGATCCTTAACACAGATGGAAGGTGAGCTGTGCTACGTTAGTGCTAATAACGAATGTGGAAATGTTTTCTTAATAGATATCTACCAAGGCATGGAAATGATCCTGAGGCGCAGTGTTAGCATCAATCTTGGAGTCGATAGGGGTTTTACTCAAGCATGCGAGGTACTACCCTGTGTTAACAGTGATGCTGTGGCAATTCACGTTGGCGGATTCATATACTTTTATCATATCAGGCAGCAGAAAGTTGAGTTTATAACAAGTCCATATGCTACGGGTCCTGGCAAAAAGTTCCTGCCTTATATAAACAGCCTTGCTATGCTACATGAGCTTATGGAGACTTAA
- the LOC132625247 gene encoding F-box protein At5g07610-like isoform X1, with product MGITPSTEIRWISTIYEKMEFSRADYMIEDSDEWDNKFPNTFKGFPSATKTQRHGTYWLAEYDFDTVTQQKEEENPWEYPARIIMKKDMKIKDVVKEHVLPLLPAKSLTKFRAVSKEWDKWIASPLLTHQQSFSCQSFSGYFYQDTEMGGDPMFLSLDHSASGVPSQFLDFLLEQNVKILCSCSGLLLYQGSEKYYVCNPATQDWKMLPLPQYYHGDEPAVVLAFEPSLRNIEAYYHVICAFPMLGQPIICFEIYSSESNTWSFSSAYCTDLENPKLLGGGSYMKGVAYYETTSNEVLAFDVKNEIPAIISLPVLQVGRHGSLTQMEGELCYVSANNECGNVFLIDIYQGMEMILRRSVSINLGVDRGFTQACEVLPCVNSDAVAIHVGGFIYFYHIRQQKVEFITSPYATGPGKKFLPYINSLAMLHELMET from the exons atgggcataactcctagcactgAGATCCGTTGGATCTCCACAATATATG AAAAAATGGAATTCTCTCGAGCAGACTACATGATTGAGGACTCTGATGAATGGGACAATAAGTTTCCTAATACCTTCAAGGGATTTCCCTCAGCAACTAAAACTCAGAGGCATGGTACTTACTGG CTTGCAGAGTATGACTTTGACACTGTTACTCAACAGAAGGAAGAGGAGAACCCTTGGGAATATCCTGCACGCATCATAATGAAAAAGGATATGAAGATTAAAGATGTGGTGAAGGAACATGTGCTCCCGTTGCTTCCTGCTAAATCGCTTACGAAGTTTAGGGCTGTGTCCAAAGAATGGGATAAATGGATAGCTAGTCCCTTATTAACCCACCAACAAAGTTTCTCTTGCCAGAGTTTTTCGGGCTACTTCTATCAAGATACGGAGATGGGAGGGGATCCTATGTTTTTATCCTTGGACCATTCTGCAAGTGGAGTTCCCAGCCAATTCCTTGATTTCCTGCTGGAGCAAAATGTCAAAATTCTGTGCTCTTGCAGTGGGTTGCTCCTTTATCAGGGGTCTGAGAAGTATTATGTTTGCAATCCTGCAACCCAAGACTGGAAAATGCTCCCTCTTCCTCAGTATTATCACGGGGATGAACCGGCAGTTGTTCTTGCTTTTGAGCCTTCTCTTCGTAACATTGAGGCATATTATCATGTTATCTGTGCATTTCCTATGCTTGGTCAGCCAATAATCTGCTTTGAGATTTACTCTTCAGAATCAAATACTTGGAGCTTCTCTTCTGCATACTGTACTGACTTGGAAAATCCAAAGCTTCTCGGTGGGGGTTCGTATATGAAGGGGGTTGCTTACTATGAGACGACATCAAACGAAGTACTGGCCTTTGATGTAAAAAACGAGATCCCTGCAATTATATCTTTACCTGTCCTTCAAGTTGGGAGACATGGATCCTTAACACAGATGGAAGGTGAGCTGTGCTACGTTAGTGCTAATAACGAATGTGGAAATGTTTTCTTAATAGATATCTACCAAGGCATGGAAATGATCCTGAGGCGCAGTGTTAGCATCAATCTTGGAGTCGATAGGGGTTTTACTCAAGCATGCGAGGTACTACCCTGTGTTAACAGTGATGCTGTGGCAATTCACGTTGGCGGATTCATATACTTTTATCATATCAGGCAGCAGAAAGTTGAGTTTATAACAAGTCCATATGCTACGGGTCCTGGCAAAAAGTTCCTGCCTTATATAAACAGCCTTGCTATGCTACATGAGCTTATGGAGACTTAA
- the LOC132625247 gene encoding F-box protein At5g07610-like isoform X2 gives MNTGEKMEFSRADYMIEDSDEWDNKFPNTFKGFPSATKTQRHGTYWLAEYDFDTVTQQKEEENPWEYPARIIMKKDMKIKDVVKEHVLPLLPAKSLTKFRAVSKEWDKWIASPLLTHQQSFSCQSFSGYFYQDTEMGGDPMFLSLDHSASGVPSQFLDFLLEQNVKILCSCSGLLLYQGSEKYYVCNPATQDWKMLPLPQYYHGDEPAVVLAFEPSLRNIEAYYHVICAFPMLGQPIICFEIYSSESNTWSFSSAYCTDLENPKLLGGGSYMKGVAYYETTSNEVLAFDVKNEIPAIISLPVLQVGRHGSLTQMEGELCYVSANNECGNVFLIDIYQGMEMILRRSVSINLGVDRGFTQACEVLPCVNSDAVAIHVGGFIYFYHIRQQKVEFITSPYATGPGKKFLPYINSLAMLHELMET, from the exons ATGAACACTGGAG AAAAAATGGAATTCTCTCGAGCAGACTACATGATTGAGGACTCTGATGAATGGGACAATAAGTTTCCTAATACCTTCAAGGGATTTCCCTCAGCAACTAAAACTCAGAGGCATGGTACTTACTGG CTTGCAGAGTATGACTTTGACACTGTTACTCAACAGAAGGAAGAGGAGAACCCTTGGGAATATCCTGCACGCATCATAATGAAAAAGGATATGAAGATTAAAGATGTGGTGAAGGAACATGTGCTCCCGTTGCTTCCTGCTAAATCGCTTACGAAGTTTAGGGCTGTGTCCAAAGAATGGGATAAATGGATAGCTAGTCCCTTATTAACCCACCAACAAAGTTTCTCTTGCCAGAGTTTTTCGGGCTACTTCTATCAAGATACGGAGATGGGAGGGGATCCTATGTTTTTATCCTTGGACCATTCTGCAAGTGGAGTTCCCAGCCAATTCCTTGATTTCCTGCTGGAGCAAAATGTCAAAATTCTGTGCTCTTGCAGTGGGTTGCTCCTTTATCAGGGGTCTGAGAAGTATTATGTTTGCAATCCTGCAACCCAAGACTGGAAAATGCTCCCTCTTCCTCAGTATTATCACGGGGATGAACCGGCAGTTGTTCTTGCTTTTGAGCCTTCTCTTCGTAACATTGAGGCATATTATCATGTTATCTGTGCATTTCCTATGCTTGGTCAGCCAATAATCTGCTTTGAGATTTACTCTTCAGAATCAAATACTTGGAGCTTCTCTTCTGCATACTGTACTGACTTGGAAAATCCAAAGCTTCTCGGTGGGGGTTCGTATATGAAGGGGGTTGCTTACTATGAGACGACATCAAACGAAGTACTGGCCTTTGATGTAAAAAACGAGATCCCTGCAATTATATCTTTACCTGTCCTTCAAGTTGGGAGACATGGATCCTTAACACAGATGGAAGGTGAGCTGTGCTACGTTAGTGCTAATAACGAATGTGGAAATGTTTTCTTAATAGATATCTACCAAGGCATGGAAATGATCCTGAGGCGCAGTGTTAGCATCAATCTTGGAGTCGATAGGGGTTTTACTCAAGCATGCGAGGTACTACCCTGTGTTAACAGTGATGCTGTGGCAATTCACGTTGGCGGATTCATATACTTTTATCATATCAGGCAGCAGAAAGTTGAGTTTATAACAAGTCCATATGCTACGGGTCCTGGCAAAAAGTTCCTGCCTTATATAAACAGCCTTGCTATGCTACATGAGCTTATGGAGACTTAA